The Sinomicrobium kalidii region TAAAAGAAAAGTCACCGGTTTCATAGGTATGCTGTGCCGTAAGTTCGAGGGTGATCCCGAGATAATTGCGCTGTACGTTTTCAATACTGCCTTCATCGGTAACTTCCTGTCCGCGGGTTGCCGTAAGATACTCGTTGGTCTGCACTACATTCTGTTCCTGCATCCTGAAGTCAATACCCCCGGTAAACTTTAGCAGGAGGTTATGCACAGGCCGGTACTTAAAGATCTGCGACGTGGTAAAGCGGTTCACCACGATGTTATTGTCCTGGAGCCTTTCGGCATTATCCACAAATGCCCTGATGTCCCGGAACTCTTCGTCCGAAAGTTCGTCCAGGCGGTTGTTGAATCCCGGGCCCGTTATCGAGGAAGCCCCGTCTTCGGCAAACCAGAGCCCGGTATAACCGCCCTGGTTACCGTTGCGGTTCCGTTTGTATTTGTTATAGACGTAAATAAAGGAACTTTCATAATCAATGTTGTCTGCCAGTTTTGCCCGGAACCCCGTACTGAAATCGGCTTTCAGGTTCTCATTCTGATCGTGGATCTGTACCCCGGAGCTGTTTCTGAAGCTCCCTGAAAAGTTGTAACCGAATCCCTTCTCATTTTCGCCGTTGATATTGAGGCGGTATTTCTGATAGGTCCCGGTCCTGAAAAGCAGGTCTTCGGTACGGTCGAAATAAAGAAAATCGGTAGTTGCCGTCTCAAAACCGGATTCGGCCTCTACGATGAGGTTTGTTCCCGGTTTTCCGCCTTTTTTGGTAAATATCTGGATCACCCCGTTGGCGGCATCCGATCCATAAAGCGTAGTGGCTGCTCCCCCGTTGATATATTCGATCTTTTCGATATTGTCCATGGGGATATCGGCAATGGCGCTCATGGCCGACCCCTGTGAACTCCCGCCCAGGGCAGAACGGGTGTTCAGGTTGTCCAGCCGTACACCGTCAAGGTAAATAATGGGGGTGGAATTCACAAAGGCGGAATTGATCCCCCTGGCCCGGATAATGGATGTTGCCCCGGCCTGTCCTCCCGTAAGGTTGATCTGGGCATTGGGGAGTTTGGCGGACAGCTGCTGGTCGATCCGCTGTGAAGGGATCTGCTCCAGGTCTTCCGAATTGATGGTGGTCACCTTTGTAGGCAAACGCTTTTTCCTTACATCGGCGCCCTGCCCGGTCACCACCACTTCATTTAAACTCTCATAGGAAGGCACCAGAACGATCACAAGCTCATCGGCGGGGCCGGAAACCGTTTGTATATAGGGTTGATATCCCAGGTAAGACACCTTGGTCTTTACGGGAAACGTAGCGACTTTAAGTGTAAACGCCCCGTCCATATCGGTTACGGCTCCCGTATTGGTCCCTGCAATAATGACATTGGCTCCGAAAACGGGAAGGCCTCCTTCATCGAGGACCATCCCTTTTACCGTATTCTCCTGCAGGACCTTCCCGGAACGGGATTTTCGTTTCAGGGCGACGGTCTTCCCGTCCATCAGGTAGGAAATGGGGGCTACACGTTTTAAATTGTCCAGGTTGCCGAGCACCCCGAGTTCTTCCTTGAATTCGTAGTCTTGTACCGTAATGTCGTTAAAATTGTCCGGGTTGTACACAAAATTTATTTCCGGGTAACCGGATTTGAACTGTTCGAGTATAGCACTTAGTTTTAAGGACAGGTAACGTCCGTCCGGTGTGCCTGTCACGCTCGTGTAAAAGAACATCGAACACAGGAGGACACCACACATTTTCAGGTAGGAAAATTGTTCTGACTTCATCTTTATTATTATTTAGTCTTAAGGTTAATTTTGAACTACCACAAGGGCCGTTGTGACAGCGTGTGAAGGTTTTCGGGCCAACCACCCGAAATTGCCGTGATCTTTACAAAAGGGTCATTTGAAATTTTTCATAAGATTGACTATGTTTGGTTTTTCTTTATTATTATTTAATATTGAACTTTCGGGAGGGGAATCGGGCCGGATTCTCCTCCTGTTTATTTACAGGAATTCGCAATGACGCGGTATTCCCCCGGTCCGGTTTCCCTGAAATGGATATCGTGTGAAAAGCCTATGATCCTGAAAAAATGTGATATGTCGTTCTCGATCTTAAATGTGCCCGTGATACGGCATTGCACGATCTTGCGGGCATCGTAGTGTAGTTTTATATCATAATAGTTCTCGATCTTTGTAAACAACTCCTGCATCGGGGTATCGGAGCATTCTATGGAAGAAGTCGTCCAGGCTATGGGGCTTTTCTCATGGAATTCACGTACACCTCCCTGCAAACGGTCAAAATCATAGACAAATTCTTCCCCGGGACGCAACTGCTGCCGGGAACCGTTCTCCATTCCTATATTCACTTTCCCGGAAAAAAGAGATACCCTGACATCGGGGTCTTTTTCATAGGCGTAAACATTAAAGCGCGTGCCGAGTACGGTAACCCGCAGGGAATCGGTTTCCACGCGGAAGGGATGAAGGCTGTCTTCAGTGATATCGAAAAAAGCCTCGCCATAAAGTTTTACCTTACGGGGTTCGGAGGGAACATAGGAAATCACGGAGTGGCGGTTGAGAATGACTTCAGAGCCGTCATCCAGTGTTATATGCCTGGGGCGTTGCATCCGGTTTTCAATGCGTACCTCCTGTTCTGCAAAAAAAGCTTCCCGGACCAAACCGGCAGAGAGCAGGATAAATATCGCGGCTGCCGCGGCCGTCCCAAAGGTCTTTAACTCCTGTTTTAAAACAGACCAGCGAATGCGTTTCCATATCCTGTCCCGCAGACCGGCATCCCCGGCATCCCTGCCTTCGGAAGCCTTCCAGATATCATCGATTTGCTTGTGAAGTTCGATCTCCCTGTCCGGCGTATCGTATTTTCTGTTTTGTTCCATACTTTAAAAATGAGTACATCCGGTATTCGATTTTTAAAGCGGTTCCCCCTACCCTTTTACTTTTTCTTAACCGTTTATTTAACCTGAAGAAACCCTTTTTAGACAGACCTCAATTGTTTTTTGAGGATCTTAAAAGCTTTGGTCAGCTGGTTTTCAACGGTTTTTACCGATATGTTCTTATAATTTGCTATTTCCGCCCTGGTAAGCCCTTCGATCTTATGAAGGGTAAAGATTTCTTTACATTTGGCCGGAAGCACTTCCATGGCCATGAACAACTTTTGACGTTGTCTTTTTTGAAGCTCGGGGTTTTCGTCATCCGAAGGTTCCGGATTGTCGG contains the following coding sequences:
- a CDS encoding TonB-dependent receptor domain-containing protein produces the protein MKSEQFSYLKMCGVLLCSMFFYTSVTGTPDGRYLSLKLSAILEQFKSGYPEINFVYNPDNFNDITVQDYEFKEELGVLGNLDNLKRVAPISYLMDGKTVALKRKSRSGKVLQENTVKGMVLDEGGLPVFGANVIIAGTNTGAVTDMDGAFTLKVATFPVKTKVSYLGYQPYIQTVSGPADELVIVLVPSYESLNEVVVTGQGADVRKKRLPTKVTTINSEDLEQIPSQRIDQQLSAKLPNAQINLTGGQAGATSIIRARGINSAFVNSTPIIYLDGVRLDNLNTRSALGGSSQGSAMSAIADIPMDNIEKIEYINGGAATTLYGSDAANGVIQIFTKKGGKPGTNLIVEAESGFETATTDFLYFDRTEDLLFRTGTYQKYRLNINGENEKGFGYNFSGSFRNSSGVQIHDQNENLKADFSTGFRAKLADNIDYESSFIYVYNKYKRNRNGNQGGYTGLWFAEDGASSITGPGFNNRLDELSDEEFRDIRAFVDNAERLQDNNIVVNRFTTSQIFKYRPVHNLLLKFTGGIDFRMQEQNVVQTNEYLTATRGQEVTDEGSIENVQRNYLGITLELTAQHTYETGDFSFISTLGGQFFRTRDRQILFTGSNIRDGAQTISDAAVKDSDEYLSEVLNYGIYLQENIGYADKLFLDLGIRGDRNPAFGDNIGTQYYPKAGLSYMMSSEPWFKSGLLNILRLRGSYGVAGNLPPAYAHEKTIVFEGYLGDQAAFFGQPGNDNLKPEKTTTVEGGIDVTLWDNRLNLSAGYYRALTKDALFYVPPAPSGGYSVSQLYNIGEIENYGFEFSASVIPIATDDIRLSFNASVNTLHNEVLDAGGAPAFNINGFSPRTLQTVVQEGHPVGFLRGNYGVFDENGVLEETTPQSYLGSTIPDVFGNLGLNFSYKNFSLFSNASYQTGAYANNWDAQFRFYYGASEDFVPAGEIEANGRSNWLNFTNRFVEKTDFLKIRTIGLTYTLRPGANGFYDYMVFGLTAINPLNFTSSTFDPEATISGAAQGQGGASTGGISYATYSAPRQFLASVKINF
- a CDS encoding FecR family protein, with product MEQNRKYDTPDREIELHKQIDDIWKASEGRDAGDAGLRDRIWKRIRWSVLKQELKTFGTAAAAAIFILLSAGLVREAFFAEQEVRIENRMQRPRHITLDDGSEVILNRHSVISYVPSEPRKVKLYGEAFFDITEDSLHPFRVETDSLRVTVLGTRFNVYAYEKDPDVRVSLFSGKVNIGMENGSRQQLRPGEEFVYDFDRLQGGVREFHEKSPIAWTTSSIECSDTPMQELFTKIENYYDIKLHYDARKIVQCRITGTFKIENDISHFFRIIGFSHDIHFRETGPGEYRVIANSCK